The genomic window CGGCGGGGCGGCTATTTCTGCGGTCCGGCGGGTTCGACGATGGTAAAACCTGGCTCGATGGGGGCCTTGAATATATCGGGCGGGAACACACTGTTTATTTCGGCGTTAAAGAAATCATTGCGCATGGAGGAACCATCCGCGGATTTGATTTCGGTGGCGGTTAACGCGCTGTCGTTCGTGCGGATGGTGGTCTTGATTTCCGGGAGCATCCGGCGCATGGTCGCGCTGGTGGGCTGCATCGTCAGGCACATCAGGTCGTTGGTCGGGACCATGGATAGAATTTTGAAATGCTTGTCCACATCCGCCCGGCTTTTGGGAAAGCCCGCTTCGATGAGCGTCAAGACATCCTTCCACGGGCCCGCTTTCTGTGTGTCGAGCGGATATTTTTCCACGCGCTTCAGCTTGGGATAAATTAACAGCATCTGATCGGGCAGGCGCAGGGCAATGATTTGCGGCGGCTGGCCAAGTTCAAAGCGGAACTGGTTGGGCCGCGCCACCCAAACCCGCCCGGTGGCCATCAGCGGCTGCGTCATGGTTTTGAGGGAGCGGGTCTGGATCAATTCCGCCTTCCAAGTGTTCATGTTGGTCTGCGCGGCAATCCAGTTATCCAGCCGGGCATCGTCGTTGGCGGCGAGAAGTGCCAGTGGCAGGATTAGGGCGAGCAGGCCGAAAGCCAAGCCCAACGAATGCGGATTGCGGAATGCGGATTGCGGAATACGGAACGCCGGGTTCTTGCGTTTAAATGAATTGGAAGGGGGAATCATAGTAATATATTTAGGGGGATTGTCCTGGAGTGGGCGGCGGCTGGATGGGCGGGGCTGCGGGTTTGATGGGCGCGCTGCCGGTTGGTGCTGGTTCTGCCG from Verrucomicrobiota bacterium includes these protein-coding regions:
- a CDS encoding outer membrane lipoprotein carrier protein LolA, coding for MIPPSNSFKRKNPAFRIPQSAFRNPHSLGLAFGLLALILPLALLAANDDARLDNWIAAQTNMNTWKAELIQTRSLKTMTQPLMATGRVWVARPNQFRFELGQPPQIIALRLPDQMLLIYPKLKRVEKYPLDTQKAGPWKDVLTLIEAGFPKSRADVDKHFKILSMVPTNDLMCLTMQPTSATMRRMLPEIKTTIRTNDSALTATEIKSADGSSMRNDFFNAEINSVFPPDIFKAPIEPGFTIVEPAGPQK